From a region of the Tenggerimyces flavus genome:
- the dhaK gene encoding dihydroxyacetone kinase subunit DhaK, with protein sequence MKKIINDPSKVVDEALAGMAAAHADLIRVSYDPHYIVRAEPPRSGKVGILSGGGSGHEPMHGGFVGFGMLDAACPGAVFTSPTPDQVIDATKAIDGGAGVLHIVKNYTGDVLNFETAAELALAEGISVEAVVIDDDVAVKDSLFTAGRRGVGGTVLAEKIVGAAAEAGADLAAVKALCERVNASVRSMGMALTSCTVPHAGKPTFSLGESEMEIGIGIHGEPGRERMPLEPANAIVERLLGPIVEDLPFASGDQVLLFVNGMGGTPLIELYLAYGHAEHVLAERGITVQRRLVGNYITSLEMQGMSITLLKLDDELVSLWDAPVQTAALRWGR encoded by the coding sequence ATGAAGAAGATCATCAACGACCCCTCGAAGGTTGTCGACGAAGCGCTCGCCGGGATGGCGGCGGCGCATGCGGACTTGATCCGGGTTTCGTACGACCCGCACTACATCGTTCGCGCCGAGCCGCCCCGCTCGGGGAAGGTCGGCATCCTGTCCGGCGGCGGGTCGGGGCACGAACCCATGCACGGCGGCTTCGTCGGCTTCGGCATGCTCGACGCGGCGTGCCCAGGGGCGGTGTTCACCTCGCCGACGCCGGACCAGGTGATCGACGCGACCAAGGCGATCGACGGTGGCGCGGGCGTCCTGCACATCGTGAAGAACTACACCGGAGACGTCCTGAACTTCGAAACAGCGGCCGAGCTGGCGCTGGCCGAGGGGATCTCGGTCGAAGCGGTCGTGATCGACGACGACGTGGCGGTGAAGGACTCGCTGTTCACGGCTGGCCGCAGGGGCGTGGGTGGGACCGTACTCGCGGAGAAGATCGTCGGCGCGGCCGCCGAGGCCGGTGCCGATCTGGCCGCGGTGAAGGCGTTGTGTGAACGAGTGAACGCCTCGGTGCGCTCGATGGGCATGGCACTGACGTCGTGCACGGTGCCGCACGCGGGGAAGCCGACGTTCTCGCTGGGTGAGTCGGAGATGGAAATCGGGATTGGCATCCACGGCGAGCCGGGGCGCGAGAGGATGCCGTTGGAACCGGCGAACGCGATCGTCGAGAGGCTGCTGGGGCCGATCGTCGAGGATCTGCCGTTCGCTTCTGGGGATCAGGTTCTGCTGTTCGTGAACGGCATGGGTGGGACGCCGCTGATCGAGCTGTATCTGGCGTACGGGCACGCCGAGCACGTGCTCGCCGAGCGGGGGATCACCGTCCAGCGCCGGCTGGTCGGCAACTACATCACGTCGCTGGAGATGCAAGGCATGTCGATCACTTTGCTCAAGCTCGACGACGAGCTCGTCTCGTTGTGGGACGCCCCCGTTCAGACGGCCGCACTTCGTTGGGGACGCTGA
- the ptsP gene encoding phosphoenolpyruvate--protein phosphotransferase has translation MPVALVLVSHSTALAAGVRELASQMAPSVALVAAGGTDEGGVGTSFDMVLAAVLEAANPAGIVILYDLGSAQMTAELAIETLDPSEAALVHIVDAPLVEGALAAAITAQGGADLAAVVAAAQSANSATPAPPPTPTAPYQRAVFTLRNPLGLHARPAAQLASALAGLEATVTVGTEDGRQADARSLLAVVALSLRGGAEVAVTATGADAGAALTAIRALVDTGFGEGTDPTGTTPAPRAATHPATPPPPLASASDTAPPGTPTPDAAPTAPTGAASAATPAPGAPPEPTTPVAGMAEPSSAPGRAPTTSAAAGTTQRAAPQPTTPAAGTAQPGSAPSGAPATTSAAGVLRGVAGSPGIAVGPARWLRAADPDVSDQPVGDPTAERARLDAALAAVDRDLAATRAGVGSDAAAIAAAHRALLGDPALRDPAYAGIDAGHSASSAWWTAATTAATALAESDDQLVAERAADVRDVALAVLDALGVPTRGPLPDVHGAVVIATDVVPSQIAALARAGAKALVVAGGGKTAHATIIARGLGLPAVVALGRATDDIREGTPTIVDGSTGTVRLDPPATEVAEAQAAAAEEQQRRAEERAAAAAPVLDATGRHVLVAANVGSRPEAEAAVANGADGVGLLRTELLFLDRAELPTEDEQTAQLVDLLSVVGDRPVVVRTLDVGADKLLPALHLDPIKNGPLGQRGLRFGLAHLDILRTQIRAILRAAAGRKHLSVLAPMVTFAWEARTFRRLIADVSSELEDEGVAYGRPHEIGVMVEVPAAALAADEICAEVDFLSVGSNDLTQYVMAAERTNEAVASLYQPDHTALWRLYELLVASARAAGRRVAVCGEIAGDPAAAVRLVELGIDELSMAPASIPAVKAALRAALGTG, from the coding sequence GTGCCCGTAGCGCTCGTTCTCGTCTCCCACTCCACCGCCCTGGCCGCCGGCGTCCGTGAACTGGCGTCGCAGATGGCGCCGTCGGTGGCTCTTGTTGCCGCGGGCGGGACGGACGAGGGAGGGGTGGGAACGAGCTTCGACATGGTCCTCGCCGCGGTCCTCGAGGCCGCCAACCCCGCGGGCATCGTGATCCTGTACGACCTGGGGTCGGCCCAGATGACTGCGGAACTCGCCATCGAGACCCTCGACCCCTCCGAAGCCGCGCTCGTCCACATCGTCGACGCGCCGCTGGTCGAAGGCGCCCTCGCGGCCGCCATCACCGCCCAGGGCGGAGCCGACCTCGCGGCCGTCGTGGCAGCCGCCCAATCCGCGAACTCGGCCACCCCGGCGCCACCTCCGACTCCTACCGCGCCATACCAACGCGCAGTCTTCACCCTCCGCAACCCCCTCGGCCTCCACGCCCGCCCCGCCGCCCAACTAGCGAGCGCCCTGGCGGGCCTCGAAGCCACCGTGACAGTGGGGACGGAAGACGGCCGCCAAGCCGACGCCCGCAGCCTCCTAGCCGTAGTCGCCCTGTCCCTTCGCGGCGGCGCAGAAGTAGCGGTCACCGCAACAGGCGCCGACGCGGGAGCAGCTCTCACAGCCATCCGCGCCCTGGTCGACACAGGCTTCGGCGAAGGCACCGACCCCACCGGCACCACCCCGGCTCCCCGGGCAGCAACTCACCCAGCCACGCCACCCCCGCCGCTCGCATCAGCGTCCGACACAGCACCGCCCGGCACACCGACACCGGACGCGGCACCGACCGCGCCCACTGGGGCTGCGTCGGCCGCCACCCCGGCGCCTGGCGCACCACCCGAGCCGACCACGCCGGTGGCCGGCATGGCCGAGCCCAGCTCGGCGCCCGGCCGAGCGCCGACTACCTCGGCGGCAGCCGGCACGACGCAGCGGGCGGCACCCCAGCCGACCACACCTGCGGCCGGTACGGCCCAGCCCGGCTCGGCGCCCAGCGGAGCGCCGGCCACGACGTCCGCGGCTGGCGTGCTGCGGGGGGTGGCCGGGTCGCCCGGCATTGCCGTCGGGCCGGCTCGCTGGTTGCGAGCCGCCGATCCCGACGTGTCCGACCAGCCCGTCGGTGACCCGACCGCCGAGCGGGCACGGCTGGATGCCGCGCTCGCCGCGGTCGACCGCGACCTCGCCGCCACCCGCGCAGGCGTGGGCAGCGACGCCGCCGCGATCGCCGCAGCGCACCGGGCGCTGCTCGGCGATCCCGCCCTTCGCGACCCGGCCTACGCCGGCATCGACGCGGGGCACAGCGCCAGCAGCGCCTGGTGGACCGCAGCCACCACCGCCGCAACAGCGCTAGCGGAGAGCGACGACCAACTCGTCGCCGAGCGAGCCGCCGACGTGCGCGACGTCGCCCTCGCCGTGCTGGACGCGCTCGGCGTCCCCACGAGGGGACCGCTCCCCGACGTCCACGGCGCGGTCGTCATCGCGACCGACGTCGTCCCGTCGCAGATCGCCGCCCTCGCACGGGCCGGCGCCAAGGCGCTCGTCGTCGCAGGCGGAGGCAAAACCGCCCACGCCACGATCATCGCGCGCGGCCTCGGGCTGCCGGCCGTCGTCGCGCTCGGCCGCGCGACGGACGACATCCGCGAGGGCACGCCCACGATCGTCGACGGCTCCACAGGCACCGTTCGCCTGGACCCGCCCGCAACCGAAGTGGCGGAGGCCCAAGCAGCGGCAGCCGAGGAACAGCAGCGCAGGGCAGAGGAGCGCGCAGCCGCGGCTGCGCCTGTCCTCGACGCAACAGGCCGTCACGTACTCGTAGCGGCAAATGTCGGCAGCCGTCCGGAAGCGGAGGCAGCAGTAGCGAACGGCGCCGATGGCGTGGGCCTGTTGCGCACCGAGCTGCTGTTCCTCGATCGTGCGGAGCTGCCGACCGAGGACGAGCAGACCGCCCAGTTGGTGGACCTCCTCTCTGTTGTGGGCGATCGGCCGGTGGTAGTGAGGACCCTAGACGTTGGCGCCGACAAGTTGCTTCCGGCGCTTCATCTCGACCCCATCAAGAACGGTCCGCTAGGCCAGCGCGGACTGCGGTTTGGCCTTGCCCACTTGGACATTCTCCGAACTCAAATTCGCGCGATTCTCCGAGCAGCGGCCGGCCGAAAGCATTTGTCGGTGCTAGCGCCTATGGTTACTTTTGCCTGGGAGGCGCGGACGTTCCGACGACTCATTGCCGACGTCTCCAGTGAGCTCGAGGACGAGGGCGTCGCGTACGGACGGCCTCACGAGATCGGAGTGATGGTCGAGGTGCCGGCGGCGGCACTCGCGGCCGACGAGATCTGCGCCGAGGTCGACTTCCTCTCCGTGGGAAGCAACGACCTCACGCAGTATGTGATGGCGGCAGAGCGGACGAACGAGGCAGTCGCCTCGCTCTATCAGCCAGATCACACCGCCTTGTGGCGGTTGTACGAGTTGCTCGTGGCGTCGGCACGAGCAGCTGGGCGCCGGGTCGCGGTCTGCGGAGAGATCGCGGGTGACCCGGCGGCAGCGGTACGACTCGTCGAGCTCGGCATCGACGAGTTGTCGATGGCACCGGCCTCGATTCCCGCTGTCAAGGCCGCCTTGCGGGCGGCCTTGGGAACGGGTTAG
- the dhaL gene encoding dihydroxyacetone kinase subunit DhaL: MRVNGAGLVQLINRYAEVVAENRTYLIELDSAIGDADHGENLDRGLKAAVAKLEEVAPTAPSDVLKTVATTLISKVGGAAGPLYGTAFLRASAAVQGKPELEASDIVAALRAAQDGLVARGKAEPGDKTMVDAWGPALTAAEGALLAGSDAVGVLAAAADAAEAGMRATVPLVARKGRASYLGPRSAGHQDPGATSTALLFRTMADLAATCP; encoded by the coding sequence ATGCGCGTGAATGGTGCGGGGTTGGTGCAGCTGATCAACCGCTATGCCGAGGTCGTGGCCGAGAACCGGACGTACCTCATCGAGCTCGACTCGGCCATCGGCGACGCCGACCACGGGGAGAACCTCGATCGTGGGCTCAAGGCCGCGGTCGCGAAGCTCGAGGAGGTCGCGCCGACGGCGCCGTCAGATGTGCTGAAGACGGTCGCGACGACGCTGATCTCGAAGGTCGGCGGCGCGGCCGGTCCGTTGTATGGCACGGCCTTCCTGCGCGCGTCGGCGGCCGTCCAGGGGAAGCCGGAGCTGGAGGCCTCCGACATCGTCGCGGCGTTGCGTGCGGCGCAGGACGGGTTGGTGGCGCGCGGGAAGGCGGAGCCGGGCGACAAGACCATGGTCGACGCCTGGGGCCCGGCGCTGACCGCCGCCGAGGGTGCGCTGCTGGCCGGCTCGGACGCCGTGGGTGTGCTCGCGGCAGCCGCTGACGCCGCCGAGGCGGGGATGCGCGCGACCGTGCCGTTGGTGGCGCGGAAGGGACGGGCGAGCTACCTCGGCCCGCGATCGGCCGGCCACCAGGACCCGGGCGCGACGTCTACGGCGCTGTTGTTCCGCACGATGGCCGATCTCGCGGCGACGTGCCCGTAG